In Aegilops tauschii subsp. strangulata cultivar AL8/78 chromosome 3, Aet v6.0, whole genome shotgun sequence, one genomic interval encodes:
- the LOC109749026 gene encoding uncharacterized protein: MDEGLVSVDKFSGGSQAYFLTHLHQDHTRGLGAACGWRHGPLYCSPVTARLLPTRFPGVDASLLRPIAAGASASLTLTSPISGRTVSLHVTALPAIHCPGSLMFLFRGDLGCKLYTGDFRWELGCDKARTAKKALLDALAGDTVDVLYLDNTYCHPSLNFPPRRVVAQQIVDLIRAHPDHEVILGIDTLGKEDLLLYIARALQTKIWVWPQRLLTMHLLGIDDNREIFTTQTSLTRVRAVPRYGLSIESLEALNTVCPTIGIMPSGNTWLWRNSEGKSKLSGKGPAKSTRCKGRGRGAVGTIEMNYDPSSPPKLFEKDSYTLPYTDHACFTELEDFMQTVRPSTVVGIVSSSYCYVNPRGHFGHLCGDEACSDKTPVKNCGHAGNWTPVKNGRHAGNSTPKRRPSASKTPRRRMVKISSPTLYRSRAIMMKRRYSCGAKIVEPEEPIPVS; encoded by the exons ATGGACGAGGGGCTGGTGTCCGTGGACAAGTTCAGTGGCGGCAGCCAGGCCTACTTCCTCACGCACCTCCACCAGGACCACACCCGGGGCCTCGGCGCGGCGTGCGGCTGGCGCCACGGCCCGCTCTACTGCTCCCCCGTAACGGCGCGCCTCCTCCCCACCCGCTTCCCGGGGGTCGACGCCTCCCTCCTCCGCCCCATCGCCGCCGGAGCATCCGCCTCGCTCACCCTCACCTCCCCGATCTCCGGGCGCACCGTCTCCCTCCACGTCACCGCCCTCCCCGCCATCCACTGCCCCG GCTCGCTCATGTTCCTCTTCCGCGGCGACCTCGGGTGCAAGCTCTACACCGGGGATTTCCGGTGGGAGTTGGGGTGCGACAAGGCGCGGACCGCGAAGAAGGCGCTCCTCGACGCGCTCGCCGGGGACACCGTCGACGTGCTCTACTTGGACAACACCTACTGCCACCCGTCGCTCAACTTCCCCCCGCGCCGCGTCGTCGCTCAGCAG ATAGTTGACCTTATTCGTGCTCATCCTGATCATGAAGTTATTCTTGGCATTGACACTCTTGGCAAAGAAGACCTCTTGCTTTATATAGCCAGAGCACTACAAACGAAG ATTTGGGTCTGGCCCCAGCGCCTACTGACAATGCACCTTCTAGGCATTGATGACAATCGAGAGATCTTCACCACCCAGACCAGCTTGACGAGGGTCCGGGCTGTTCCAAGATACGGCCTGAGCATCGAGAGTCTTGAAGCTTTGAACACAGTATGTCCAACTATAGGAATCATGCCTTCAGGCAACACTTGGCTATGGAGAAACAGCGAGGGAAAGAGCAAGTTGAGTGGCAAAGGACCAGCAAAGTCTACCAGATGCAAAGGGCGAGGGCGGGGCGCAGTGGGCACAATAGAGATGAACTATGATCCCTCGTCACCACCAAAGCTATTTGAGAAGGATTCCTACACTCTGCCATACACCGACCATGCTTGTTTCACAGAGTTAGAGGATTTTATGCAAACAGTGCGCCCGTCAACGGTCGTAGGGATTGTCAGCTCATCATACTGTTACGTGAATCCTCGTGGTCACTTCGGCCATCTCTGTGGAGACGAAGCGTGCTCTGACAAGACGCCCGTGAAGAACTGCGGGCATGCTGGAAACTGGACGCCCGTGAAGAACGGCAGGCATGCTGGAAACTCGACGCCTAAGAGAAGACCGAGTGCTTCGAAGACTCCAAGGAGAAGGATGGTCAAGATCTCCAGTCCAACACTGTACAGAAGCAGAGCTATAATGATGAAAAGGAGGTATTCCTGTGGTGCAAAGATTGTAGAACCCGAAGAACCCATCCCTGTCTCTTGA
- the LOC109749025 gene encoding universal stress protein PHOS32, with product MAANSSSPLAGGDAPAPALPPVRLAAGQAATIQPSSPRYFFSSLAGKDASSHRRIAIAVDLSDESAFAVRWAVQNYLRPGDAVVLLHVRPTSVLYGADWGSIPVSVSDDDADDAAVAAAAEGSEPHAASSAEELQKKREEDFDAFTSTKSQDLAQPLVAAQIPFKIHVVKDHDMKERLCLEAERLGLSAMIMGSRGFGASRKGGKGRLGSVSDYCVHHCVCPVVVVRYPDDAAGIPGEAAAATDELHTVPEDEPVYHDAPDAHKEN from the exons ATGGCGGCCAACTCCTCCTCCCCGTTGGCCGGCGGCGACGCGCCGGCCCCGGCGCTGCCGCCGGTGCGGCTCGCGGCGGGGCAGGCGGCGACGATCCAGCCCTCCTCCCCGCGCTACTTCTTCTCCTCGCTCGCCGGCAAGGACGCCTCCTCCCACCGCCGCATCGCCATCGCCGTCGACCTCTCCGACGAGTCCGCCTTCGCCGTGCGGTGGGCCGTGCAGAACTACCTGCGGCCCGGCGACGCCGTCGTGCTCCTCCACGTGCGCCCCACCTCCGTCCTCTACGGTGCCGACTGGGGCTCCATCCCCGTCTCCGTCTCCGACGACGACGCGGacgacgccgccgtcgccgccgccgccgagggcTCCGAGCCCCACGCCGCCTCCTCCGCGGAGGAGCTGCAGAAGAAGCGGGAGGAGGACTTCGACGCCTTCACCTCCACCAAGTCGCAGGACCTGGCGCAGCCGCTCGTCGCCGCGCAGATCCCCTTTAAGATCCACGTCGTCAAGGACCACGACATGAAGGAGCGCCTCTGCCTCGAGGCCGAGCGCCTTGGCCTGTCCGCCATGATCATGGGAAGCCGCGGATTCGGGGCCTCGCGCAAGGGCGGCAAGGGGAGGCTCGGGAGTGTTAGTGATTACTGTGTGCATCACTGTGTCTGCCCGGTTGTGGTTGTTCGCTACCCAGATGACGCTGCAGGTATCCCCGGGgaggcagcagcagcaacagatgAGCTGCACACCGTGCCTGAGGATGAGCCCGTGTATCATGATGCGCCTGACGCACACAAAG AGAACTGA